In Papaver somniferum cultivar HN1 chromosome 9, ASM357369v1, whole genome shotgun sequence, the genomic stretch AAATTGATTATCACCTGTTTGAAGTACAGGTATCAAACTGGTTCATTAATGCTCGAGTACGAGTGTGGAAGCCCATGGTGGAGGAGATGCACATGCTTGAAACCAAGGCATCATCGGATGTGGACCTAAGTCCTGGGAGGCAAAGCAGTATAAAATCTAGTATGATGGATTGCAGCAGTCAGAGAATGCGTGAATATCAGTGCACTGACGAGCTCATGGTAAATCCAATATCTGGAAGGGGACAAGAATATCTCAATATCATATCATCAAATGCTGAAGTTGGTCAGAGTTCAGAACAACAATGGCACCAGGAGAAACGGTCTAGGATGGAATGTCAAATTCCATCGTCAGGAATGGATGGAGGTTATATGGGATTCATTCCATACCATCAAAGTGCTCTCGAGCTTGGCGGACTTGGATCTGTTTCACTGACATTAGGGCTCCGACGCAGTGCAGAAAGTggacagcaacagcagcaacatgaaGATCATCTAAGGTGACATTTTGGAGGTCAGATGGTTCATGATTTTGTGGGGTGATTTGGTCCTGGGTATTTCTTGTAAGTGTAAAAATGGTTCTTTGCTTAAATTTTACAGTGAGTGTGAGACAAGAGGGACACTTGACCAAAACGGTGTCAGATGTAATTAAGTTGGGTTCTCAGATCATTCTCTTTTTCTCCCCTTTGCTTTTCTCAATTGTAGCTCTGTGATGGAGAAATTGTTTCCTGTATTGCTGAGCATATTTTTATCACGCAAAAGTGAAGTCTGCCGTGAAATGATTTTGTTCCTCTCCGTGGTAGTCGTACCACAAACATCCATTAGTCAGTTATGCGGGCCCGTCATCGATTGGCTTATGGACGCAGAATGTGCCATTTGACAGCATCCACCACAGTTAAGGGCGATAAAATCCGTCTTTCTTTTCCTCTGAGTTCTTGAAAGCGGGCACAAGTGCTGGTCCTACTTTCTAATTCACCTCAGGGACTGGTTGGGCATGACAGAGTGGCCTTGGATAAGCAGAGGTCTGGTTAATGGAACCTTCTTTTCTGAGATTAATAATTGACAATTGACCGGAGGTGGGGTAAATGGAAACTTCTTTTCTGAGGTTGGTAATCACTAAAGGATTGtgaatttctttctttgatcgaTCTTATTATTAGAGGTCAATTAGTAGCATTCCTTTTGAATAAACCACTTGTGCCCCATCAActgccaaaaagaaaaaaaaggagcaATTTCACAAAGTACCCAGCAGAGGGCCTACACGACATTCAACCTAAAATAAAGAATACTAAGAATTACACTACTAGATTACAGTGTACAGATGACACGCCCTAGATTGTTTACAGGAGACTAGAAGAGATGACAAAACCGCTCCTCACCTTTCATCTAGTGGACAACATTTCTGAAAAGATGTGGAAAGCTGCCGGAGATATTCAACCCAACCCCTTGGCTGTTTATCCCCATCAGGTACAACAAGCTTCCACCATATTACACTCTAGTTTTCGGGTTGTTCTGCTGCTCATCGAGATAGCATATCTTTCAACACATCCAAAAGATTAGCAGCACATGCCCTCATTCTATCCTGTTTCCCGCAAATCTAGAATCCAGCATTACGGAGGACTGTTGACATAATGCCCAGTTTTCCGCCTATGCCGGCTATAATCTGACACGAATCTGAATGTCAGACCACACCCTGAAACCTTGCACTCATAAGGCCGTTCACCTGTATGCAGCCGCAAGTGTTCTGTTCTAGCCCACGCCCATTTGAACGACATATTGCAACCTTCCCATGAACATTTCAGCGGTCTCTCCTCAGCGTGAACGCGTTGATGAAGAATCACATTCTTGTGGGAGCTGAATCGCTTACCACACCCCTTGTGTGTACATTGGTTCTGCTTGTGCACAACAAGTTGGGTTTTCGTCTTAAACCTCATTCGACACCTTTCGATGTTACATGCAAAAGCCTCTTTTACAACCTCATTCTTTCCACTGTGGGTTATCACATTATCTACTTGCGTTCTTGACTTTTTCAGCACCACCTCCTCTGGTACACTAATGTCACTGTTAGTCTGATAGACGGCAGTTGTTCTACTACTCCTTGGTCTCAGCCCTTCACATGGTCCCCTAATAAAACCATCAAAGCTGATTTGATCTTTTGTAATTTGATCAAGTTCTCTACTCCTTTTATTTCCTTCTCTCTTAGCAGGTTCAGGATCTGCAGCTTTTGGATGCGTGCTTTCGGAATCCATATCCTCCCTTGCACTGCAACCAACACCTGCTTCGTCCACATCTTGGATGTCTTGTAGCACTTCAGAACCTCCATTCACCGACACTGAAATTTTGGGCAGACGAAATGGGTTAGCCTGATTACAAGTAGCGGACTCCTTGGTCAAAACTTTATCTTCGTGACAGTGTTCAGGATTAAGCATGACCAGTGAGCTAGGCTGATTAGACTCATTTATCTTGTCCTCGTGTTGCACTGCTAAACTATCCATGATCACATCCTCCGAACCCTTTTCCTTTGTCATTGTCATAGCCTGATGGCGAACCATGGGCTCAGGAGAAGAGGTTTCTGCTTCTAGCTGCATCTCAGAATTTTTGGTTGCTGCACACTCGGGACCCTTTTGTGCGACTGTGGAACAAGCATCATTGCAAACCACAGACTTGTCAGCAGAAGTCTTGCCTTCATGCTGCGTTTCAGGAATATCCATAACCATGGGCTGATTAGACTCGATGGCTACAGTCTTCGCCTCCTGCTGGATTTCAGAAAGATCCATGACTGTACAGTTAAAATCCTTGTCCTCGAAGTCAGTTTCCTCCAAGTTTCTATTTTTCGAAGGTGTTTCGGTGCTCTTATTTGTCAGGATAGCTGTGCCTTGTATATCTGAAGATCTTGAATCGCCAGGAGCCTTGCACACACATCTATTATCTTCCGTTATAGAGGCCACATCTAATTGGGCACCACTTAACTGGATAGAAACATCTTCAACGATCAGAAAGCCTGTGAATTTTGAAGGATCAGACGCCTCACTTATGTCACTAATTTCTGTAGCGGTGAAGTCTCTACTCTTTAACTTACAGTTCTCCATCACAGGAAACTTAACCAACTCCATACCATAGACAGTACTGTTTCCTGTATCACCAAGGTTACCATCAGATtggattcgtttattatcaagggTTTCATTTGCTGCAGAAGATTCTTTTGGTGTGTCAGTTCTAGCCCTTGGGCGGACATTAGCCCAACTATTTGGTTGAGATGGAAAACCCATTTTTTTGTTGCGGGCTCTTCTGGAGTATAGTATGATGGTATTTTCTCGgaaagccttgcttctttctgaTTCTTCCACCGACTGATCTTCCTCGATTTGAGTGTTGTCACCCAACTTATATTCTCTAGAATTCTTTGCTTGGATGTTGCTGCCAGTTTCTAATATTTCCACTGGCTTTTCTTCCTTGGTTAGGGAATTGTCACAAGAGTCACATTGACCGATACTAGTTTCTCCGCTAACACTGAATCCTTCTGATGATATCATTGCCTTATCTTCTTCGAAATGCTTGTTTGCACATAACTCAGATAGGTTGGGGCTAGTTGCTACAGTAACCTTGTCTGTTTCTGATATATCGAATGAAATATCTTCCTTAACTTGTAGGTTCTTACCTGACTTGCTTCGGATAGGGTCACTATCTATGATTACCTTGTTTCTCACTGATATTTCCACTTGCTTCACTTCCTTGATTTGTATGTCCCCACATGATCTATAGTGGATCAAGCCAGTTGTCATAACAGGAGTGCGAATTTTTTTCGAGTTCCACTTGAGACTAGACATATCCAAATTGGGACTCTTGTCTGGGGGTAGTCCTCGCAAGACCAATGCATAATTGTCTTGCTTTGATGGATACAACTTTTTGAGCTTCACACGGTACTGCAGGTTGATACCCATTCTAGATGTCCAGTCTTCCCCGCCTTCTTCATGCTCTTCACTGTCGATTGCAACATTAATCAACTTCAGATCTTCTTGGGATGCAGATTGCAAGGGAACCTCTTTACAGTTGAAAGAAACACCAATTTCTTCAGCAACAGCCGAAGCATGTGCTTTTATTTTCTGATAAGCtacaaattgataaaaaaaaaggtgGAAGAATCCAATCAGTCATGGTTAGATAGATAAACCAGAAGAAGCAATACAAATAGTAAAAACCGTACAAGATCAGGCATCCATGCCAATGTGAAACAAAAACATTTGGAGAAGCACAAAAGACGAAACTCAGAAGTTTTGTCAATAGACTCCCTGACCTGAATGGCAAATAATAAGCACATCCGCACCACCTTTGGACTGCAACAGCTCTTCAATTTCTAGGCCATGCTCCAAGCAAAAGATCCGTGGTCTTAGAAATCCATTAACTCTGCTCCACTGTTTGTCAAGATTGTCTCTCGGATGCATAGGAGGACCTTTGGTATCTTGATCAATGTCCACTGATCTGAAATTCCTCCCATGATCCGCTGTATCCATCAGAATATGATCATTGTGCTTTAAAGACACTATCTCCTTCTGATATTCTTCACCTTGGGTATCTGTAAAATATTTCTTAACAATTTTTAGAGTATCCAGACAAAACAATTCTCCTACATATTGGAAGTTATAATCATCCATATATAGCATATATATTTATGATGAGAAGTGCCTAATATAACGAAATGACATTAGAGAAGGTGAAGTTCACAAGCCTTCACACCTGAGGAGTTATAGATAGTGTGATTCAAATCGATAGGGAAAGGAAGCTTCACATATCTTAAGAGTTCTTGTCCTTCCTGGACCATTTGAGAATCTGCTAGACGGAGGAGCTTCTCTGATGCACAATGAGAAGGCTGCACGATGGACATAAATGGAAACCCAAGGATCCCACAAGCCACACATGCTAATGCTCCTGGATCTACATGCAAACCACAAGGCAACTCATTGTCATTTTCATACAAGCCCTCCCCTGTTTCCATTGACAACTCTGTCCGCCCAACTGGGCTGTCGCAACTACCAACAATGTTTTCATCCACAAGGTTATGGGTATCCAAATCTCGCTCCCCGTCAACCATTAAGCAAGATTCGCTGAATGTGGATGGTGAAGGAGATGACCCAGAGTCTTTAATTGTGGATGGAAGTAACTCAGAGTCCCAAGTCACAACATGGGAGGTTGATTCTTTCCCCAGAAAGGCCAGCAGAAGATTGCTTTCACTCACCATATcatctatgaaggctttctttACTAGCAGCTCTCTCTCTTCCTTCTGGCGATCTCTCAAACGAGAACTCCGCGCACCCGGTAGTAGTAGGGCGCTGGGAACTCTGGCATTCAAATAAATCCAGCAGATTCAAACTGGAGAAAAAAATAGGATTAGGTGCCCACCTCAAATAAGTCTGGACACCACAAGAAAAGCAAAAGTCTATAAGTATGTAGCAgtaaactaaatagaagaaagaaGCTGACCTTGATATGAAAGACATTGTCAGCATGTATAGTAGCTGCTGATGAGAGAGCATGGGAAGTAAATCCATAGCTGCCCTGCGCACTGCTGCTTCTTTCGCTACCTTAAGCCATTGTGGAGTTCCAAAGTTGGCTGCTTCCCCACAGTTAAATCCTGTTTACAAATAGGCGGAGGTTATAAGATGCCAAAAAGGAGATCATGTTCCATAAATCCTATGAAGCATACGAAACTAATGTTTACAAACTTAAGCAAATAATGATAAGACGTAATTTGATAAGACATATACATCTATAGAGCAATTACCATGGCTGAATCCTACATGGTAAGCCCTTGGAAAAGTCACAACAAATTCACCGGGATACTGTACCAACCTAGAACATAGTAAAAATAGTGATTAGTGTCACTTCAAAGGATAAGAGCCTAATTTCCCAAGTTTATAAAAGAGAACAAGTAGTACCTAAAAAAATTCTCCTGTTAGATTGGATTATAGAGGTGACATCTGAGATtataataaatataaatttgGATTAGggaagtcaggacttacctgcaACAAGGAAGCCCTGATGCAACAACTACCTCAGGTGATAACAAATTTGTCTTCTCACCCAAAAGAGTAAGAGCAGCTgataagaaaagaaaattgaCCTGAGTGGCAAATGATGTCAAAGGAGAAATAGAAACAAGCATGTCCACATGAACTGCTCTGGAACTAACTAACCCCAAAATTTTCAAAAGCTGCATTAATTAAGTTGCTTACCTAACCGGTCAATATTTCCTCCATAACCTTGGGAGCAAACAGTTTCCTCGAAAGCATCCGCACGATCCCCTGGGACTGCGTACCAAGTCTTTGGAGATCCAGTATGTAAATAGTTCAAGCTGTGAAGCTCATGATCCTCCACATGCCAAGCAAACCAACTGTATAACATGCCAATATAAATCATAGGAGACGTAACACCAGGAATATCCTCCAGCATAAAACGGGTAAGTGATCCAGGGGAGCGAGCAATAACTTGTAAATTCCAAGGACAGTTTGAGAGCTTCCAACCTGCAGAACCTTCTTTATCGCTGCCAGCATCTGAACTTCTACTTTTGCTAAGCCTTTGGCATTCGTCTGACAACATAGATACTGAACTAGGAGATTGCTTACATGCTTCAGATGACGGGTCAGAATCAATCTTCATATAGCTTGCACTATCTTTACCAATGTTGGAATTCCCTTCCGTATCAATTTCTCGTTTCTCGCAACCAAA encodes the following:
- the LOC113314040 gene encoding probable lysine-specific demethylase ELF6, which codes for MSGVEIPNWLKKLPLAPEFYPTDTEFADPIAYISKIEKEASAFGICKVIPPLPKPSKKYTYSNLNKSLSKFPDLGSDFNSALASSCSGSSSGDKNGDVKPVFTTRHQELGCSSKRSKGSVRQSAIHKQVWQSGEVYTLEQFETKSKVFAKNQLGTVKDVIPLTVETLFWKASSEKPIYVEYANDVPGSGFGEPDFPNRYFHKQRSKRKFSRNHRRNFGCEKREIDTEGNSNIGKDSASYMKIDSDPSSEACKQSPSSVSMLSDECQRLSKSRSSDAGSDKEGSAGWKLSNCPWNLQVIARSPGSLTRFMLEDIPGVTSPMIYIGMLYSWFAWHVEDHELHSLNYLHTGSPKTWYAVPGDRADAFEETVCSQGYGGNIDRLAALTLLGEKTNLLSPEVVVASGLPCCRLVQYPGEFVVTFPRAYHVGFSHGFNCGEAANFGTPQWLKVAKEAAVRRAAMDLLPMLSHQQLLYMLTMSFISRVPSALLLPGARSSRLRDRQKEERELLVKKAFIDDMVSESNLLLAFLGKESTSHVVTWDSELLPSTIKDSGSSPSPSTFSESCLMVDGERDLDTHNLVDENIVGSCDSPVGRTELSMETGEGLYENDNELPCGLHVDPGALACVACGILGFPFMSIVQPSHCASEKLLRLADSQMVQEGQELLRYVKLPFPIDLNHTIYNSSDTQGEEYQKEIVSLKHNDHILMDTADHGRNFRSVDIDQDTKGPPMHPRDNLDKQWSRVNGFLRPRIFCLEHGLEIEELLQSKGGADVLIICHSAYQKIKAHASAVAEEIGVSFNCKEVPLQSASQEDLKLINVAIDSEEHEEGGEDWTSRMGINLQYRVKLKKLYPSKQDNYALVLRGLPPDKSPNLDMSSLKWNSKKIRTPVMTTGLIHYRSCGDIQIKEVKQVEISVRNKVIIDSDPIRSKSGKNLQVKEDISFDISETDKVTVATSPNLSELCANKHFEEDKAMISSEGFSVSGETSIGQCDSCDNSLTKEEKPVEILETGSNIQAKNSREYKLGDNTQIEEDQSVEESERSKAFRENTIILYSRRARNKKMGFPSQPNSWANVRPRARTDTPKESSAANETLDNKRIQSDGNLGDTGNSTVYGMELVKFPVMENCKLKSRDFTATEISDISEASDPSKFTGFLIVEDVSIQLSGAQLDVASITEDNRCVCKAPGDSRSSDIQGTAILTNKSTETPSKNRNLEETDFEDKDFNCTVMDLSEIQQEAKTVAIESNQPMVMDIPETQHEGKTSADKSVVCNDACSTVAQKGPECAATKNSEMQLEAETSSPEPMVRHQAMTMTKEKGSEDVIMDSLAVQHEDKINESNQPSSLVMLNPEHCHEDKVLTKESATCNQANPFRLPKISVSVNGGSEVLQDIQDVDEAGVGCSAREDMDSESTHPKAADPEPAKREGNKRSRELDQITKDQISFDGFIRGPCEGLRPRSSRTTAVYQTNSDISVPEEVVLKKSRTQVDNVITHSGKNEVVKEAFACNIERCRMRFKTKTQLVVHKQNQCTHKGCGKRFSSHKNVILHQRVHAEERPLKCSWEGCNMSFKWAWARTEHLRLHTGERPYECKVSGCGLTFRFVSDYSRHRRKTGHYVNSPP